Proteins from one Phycisphaerae bacterium genomic window:
- a CDS encoding F0F1 ATP synthase subunit A: MLGLLVAASPLEHVVSHDLFHVGPIVVNNHMLMSAVAALLMLIVFVPMTRYRSLVPSGVRNFFESICVYFRDEVARPILHDETDRFIGVIWTTFFFILFANLLGIIPIAAIVYLVSRGELHEWGGTATGNIYVTGALAGFMFVFIHLSGIAQNVRHQRHAGRSPITAGLFGVAVYLYKMVPHIEGALGIILFLPLLGLEFLGAVVKSVALAIRLFANMIAGHILLAVLLFFITFAQGYLSGFALASVSVVGSVAITLLELFVAFLQAYIFTFLATIFIGMAVHQDH, translated from the coding sequence ATGTTGGGTCTACTCGTCGCAGCCAGTCCGCTGGAGCACGTGGTCAGCCACGACCTTTTCCACGTCGGCCCGATCGTGGTCAACAACCACATGCTCATGTCGGCGGTGGCCGCGCTGCTGATGCTGATCGTGTTCGTGCCGATGACCCGCTACCGGTCGCTGGTGCCGTCGGGCGTGCGGAATTTCTTCGAGTCGATCTGCGTCTACTTCCGCGACGAGGTCGCCCGCCCGATTCTCCACGACGAGACCGACCGGTTCATCGGCGTCATCTGGACCACGTTCTTCTTCATTCTCTTCGCCAATCTGCTGGGCATCATCCCCATCGCGGCGATTGTCTATCTGGTCAGCAGGGGCGAACTGCACGAGTGGGGCGGGACGGCCACCGGCAACATTTATGTCACCGGGGCGTTGGCCGGCTTCATGTTCGTCTTCATCCATCTTTCGGGCATTGCCCAGAACGTTCGGCATCAGCGTCATGCGGGCCGCTCGCCGATTACGGCCGGCCTTTTCGGCGTGGCGGTCTACCTGTACAAGATGGTTCCTCATATCGAGGGCGCGCTGGGCATTATCCTATTCCTGCCGCTTCTGGGACTGGAGTTTCTGGGAGCGGTGGTCAAGAGCGTGGCCCTGGCTATTCGGTTGTTCGCCAACATGATCGCCGGGCACATCCTGCTGGCCGTCCTGTTGTTCTTCATCACCTTCGCCCAGGGCTACCTGAGCGGGTTTGCCCTGGCGAGCGTGAGCGTTGTGGGCAGCGTGGCGATCACGCTGCTGGAGTTGTTCGTGGCGTTTCTCCAGGCGTACATCTTTACGTTCCTGGCGACGATCTTCATTGGCATGGCCGTGCATCAGGATCACTAG
- the atpE gene encoding ATP synthase F0 subunit C produces MAQTEHQAAEKAVVAGPESLLFDSAGAAHFAGPIGAGLVLIGGGLGIGRIAASACESIARQPEAGGRIFTSMIITAAMIEGATLFGVVVCLLAIFV; encoded by the coding sequence ATGGCCCAGACGGAGCACCAGGCGGCGGAAAAGGCGGTCGTCGCGGGTCCCGAGTCTCTGTTGTTCGACAGCGCCGGGGCCGCCCACTTCGCCGGACCCATCGGGGCCGGACTGGTTCTGATCGGCGGCGGCTTGGGCATCGGGCGGATCGCCGCTTCGGCGTGCGAGAGCATCGCCCGTCAGCCGGAGGCCGGCGGCCGGATCTTCACCTCCATGATCATCACCGCGGCGATGATCGAAGGCGCCACCCTGTTCGGCGTCGTCGTCTGCCTGCTGGCGATCTTCGTCTAG
- the atpF gene encoding F0F1 ATP synthase subunit B — protein MGRSTWMRIGTACLIQAGAALAAETEGETPSLFSGGYGTAIWQLVVFVVLIVVLGKFAWPNLLDALRKREDRIRGELDEASRQRKEAQDLLSQYESKLAAAQVEAEKILKSTSGEAERIKTEMLHEAQKQAQETLMKVTGQVELAKREALREIYGKSADLAADLAARILGREVNAEDHRVLIHESLETLDELEPKS, from the coding sequence ATGGGCCGAAGCACGTGGATGCGCATTGGAACGGCCTGCCTGATCCAGGCGGGGGCTGCGCTGGCCGCCGAGACCGAGGGCGAAACGCCCTCGCTGTTCTCGGGCGGGTACGGCACCGCCATCTGGCAGTTGGTGGTCTTCGTGGTCCTGATCGTCGTGCTGGGCAAGTTCGCCTGGCCCAACCTGCTCGACGCCCTGCGCAAGCGGGAGGATCGGATTCGCGGCGAACTCGACGAGGCCAGCCGCCAGCGGAAGGAGGCCCAGGACCTGCTCTCGCAGTACGAGAGCAAGCTGGCCGCCGCCCAGGTCGAAGCCGAGAAGATTCTCAAATCCACCTCGGGCGAGGCTGAGCGGATCAAGACCGAGATGCTCCACGAGGCCCAGAAGCAGGCCCAGGAGACCCTGATGAAGGTCACCGGGCAGGTCGAACTGGCCAAGCGCGAAGCCCTGCGGGAGATCTACGGCAAGAGCGCGGACCTGGCGGCGGATCTGGCCGCCCGCATCCTCGGTCGCGAGGTCAACGCCGAGGACCATCGCGTTTTGATCCATGAGTCGCTGGAGACGCTGGACGAACTGGAGCCCAAGTCGTAG
- the atpH gene encoding ATP synthase F1 subunit delta encodes MAAEDRYERRRIAASYASALFELAQAGDAVDRIAEQLAGLRSVLEAHPELVTLFESPVVGFEDRRRLVERIGSGCDEMLAGTLAVMNRRGRLGMLPEMIAAFRDQLDRLRGRVRTRLTTATDVDETTMADIRKALGKYLKREPVITHRVDPAIMGGFVARAGDTLIDASVRTQLAMMKERLTQRGEDEVQSGRDHVGH; translated from the coding sequence ATGGCCGCTGAAGACCGTTACGAACGTCGTCGGATCGCTGCGAGTTACGCCTCGGCCCTTTTCGAGCTGGCCCAGGCGGGCGACGCGGTCGATCGCATCGCCGAGCAGCTTGCCGGTTTGCGCAGCGTGCTCGAGGCGCACCCGGAACTGGTGACGCTCTTTGAGTCCCCGGTGGTCGGTTTCGAGGATCGCCGTCGGCTGGTCGAGCGGATCGGGTCCGGCTGCGATGAGATGCTGGCCGGCACGTTGGCGGTGATGAACCGTCGGGGCCGGCTGGGCATGCTGCCCGAGATGATCGCGGCGTTCCGGGACCAGTTGGACCGCCTCCGCGGTCGGGTTCGGACGCGGCTGACCACGGCGACGGACGTCGACGAGACCACGATGGCGGATATCCGCAAAGCCCTCGGCAAGTACCTGAAGCGCGAGCCGGTGATCACGCACCGGGTCGATCCGGCGATCATGGGCGGTTTCGTGGCCCGGGCGGGCGACACCCTGATCGACGCGTCGGTGCGGACGCAACTGGCCATGATGAAAGAACGTTTAACCCAACGAGGCGAAGATGAAGTTCAAAGCGGACGAGATCACGTCGGTCATTAA
- a CDS encoding F0F1 ATP synthase subunit alpha, with translation MKFKADEITSVIKREIENFRTELDLANVGQVLEVSDGIARVYGLTSAMAGEMVQFESGVYGQVFNLEEGSVGIVVLGDYLTIEEGHSVRCTGQLLSVPVGPELIGRVVNPLGQPMDDGGPIVTTRRRPVETPAPGIAERQPVTEPLQTGLKAIDSMTPIGRGQRELIIGDRKTGKTAIALDTIINQKGQGVICVYVAVGQKESTIASVVDTLKRAGAMDYTIVVAASAADPAPLQYVAPYAGCAMAEHFMYEEGQATLCIYDDLSKQAQAYRQLSLLLRRPPGREAYPGDIFYLHSRLLERSAKLAERRVIVEMTSPPDTREGVNGKVYVGVPGIHEAKTDLGRMDNRDRLEVRVVPGSGGSLTALPIIETLEGEVSAYVPTNVISITDGQIYLVSDLFFAGVRPAVEVGISVSRVGGKAQNKAMKKVAGSLRLDLAAYRELEAFAQLGTELDAATQAQLDRGARMVEILKQPQYVPMSVTDQVLIIYAGVKGFLDDVPIPRVHEFESRFLKFMRDQTTDIYNELQSRGELTDDLEEGIRQAIKTFKETFKRS, from the coding sequence ATGAAGTTCAAAGCGGACGAGATCACGTCGGTCATTAAGCGGGAAATCGAGAACTTCCGGACCGAGCTGGATCTGGCCAATGTCGGGCAGGTGCTGGAGGTCAGTGACGGGATCGCCCGGGTCTACGGCCTGACCTCGGCCATGGCCGGCGAGATGGTCCAGTTCGAAAGCGGCGTCTACGGCCAGGTATTCAACCTCGAGGAAGGCAGCGTGGGCATCGTCGTGCTCGGCGACTACCTGACCATCGAGGAGGGCCACAGCGTCCGATGCACCGGGCAGTTGCTTTCGGTGCCGGTCGGACCGGAGCTGATCGGCCGCGTGGTCAACCCGCTCGGCCAGCCGATGGACGACGGCGGGCCCATCGTCACCACCCGCCGCCGTCCGGTCGAGACGCCGGCGCCCGGCATTGCCGAACGCCAGCCGGTCACCGAACCGCTCCAGACGGGCCTCAAGGCCATTGACTCGATGACCCCCATCGGCCGCGGCCAGCGCGAGTTGATCATCGGCGACCGCAAGACCGGCAAGACCGCCATCGCCCTCGACACGATTATCAACCAGAAGGGCCAGGGCGTGATCTGCGTCTACGTCGCGGTCGGCCAGAAGGAGTCGACGATCGCGAGCGTGGTCGATACGCTCAAGCGGGCCGGCGCGATGGACTACACCATCGTCGTGGCCGCTTCGGCCGCCGATCCGGCCCCGCTCCAGTACGTCGCCCCGTACGCCGGCTGCGCCATGGCTGAACACTTCATGTACGAGGAAGGCCAGGCCACGCTGTGCATCTACGACGACCTCTCGAAGCAGGCCCAGGCCTACCGCCAGTTGAGCCTCCTGCTTCGCCGGCCTCCCGGCCGCGAGGCCTATCCGGGCGACATCTTCTATCTGCACAGCCGCCTGCTCGAACGCTCGGCCAAACTCGCCGAACGCCGCGTCATCGTCGAGATGACCTCGCCGCCGGACACCCGCGAGGGCGTCAACGGCAAGGTCTACGTCGGCGTGCCCGGCATCCACGAGGCCAAGACCGACCTGGGGCGGATGGACAACCGCGACCGCCTTGAGGTGCGGGTCGTGCCCGGCAGCGGCGGCTCGCTGACCGCGCTGCCGATCATCGAAACCCTCGAGGGCGAGGTCTCGGCCTACGTGCCCACCAATGTCATCAGTATCACCGACGGGCAGATATACCTGGTCTCCGACCTGTTCTTCGCGGGCGTCCGGCCGGCGGTCGAGGTGGGCATCAGCGTCTCCCGCGTCGGCGGCAAGGCCCAGAACAAGGCCATGAAAAAGGTCGCTGGTTCGCTGCGGCTCGACCTGGCCGCCTATCGCGAGCTCGAGGCGTTCGCCCAGTTGGGCACCGAACTTGACGCCGCCACCCAGGCCCAGCTCGACCGCGGGGCCCGCATGGTCGAGATCCTCAAGCAGCCGCAGTACGTGCCCATGTCCGTCACCGACCAGGTGTTGATCATCTACGCCGGGGTCAAGGGCTTCCTGGACGACGTCCCGATTCCGCGGGTCCACGAGTTCGAAAGCAGGTTCCTCAAGTTCATGCGGGACCAGACGACCGACATCTATAACGAACTGCAGTCCAGGGGCGAGCTGACCGACGACCTGGAGGAGGGCATCCGCCAGGCGATCAAGACGTTCAAGGAGACCTTCAAGCGGTCGTAG
- the atpG gene encoding ATP synthase F1 subunit gamma, giving the protein MAKTRAILRRRRAVQNIRKITRTMQLIATARFQRSFSRATRFRPYSEQIARMVANVSAYAQVDHPLLRKVEQPQRIALLIISANRGLCGGYNSQVINTSLGFYHERRHLGLDVDLSVVGKKGNAYMRYTGVQVVHRHLLGDNPTYAQVEQIADGYRRDFVSGKVDAVYVGYMRFHSASRQNPEVIQLLPATPAAPAANQTSQVVWQHEYEFTPPAEQLLAELLPEAVSVRLYQCFMDAVVSEHVARMISMKAATDNATEMIKSLTRDANRARQSQITGELTELMGGAEAM; this is encoded by the coding sequence ATGGCCAAGACGCGAGCGATACTTCGGCGACGACGGGCGGTGCAGAACATCCGCAAGATCACGCGGACCATGCAACTGATCGCGACCGCCCGCTTCCAGCGGTCCTTCAGCCGGGCCACGCGGTTTCGCCCGTACAGCGAGCAGATCGCCCGGATGGTGGCCAACGTCTCAGCCTACGCCCAGGTCGATCACCCGCTGCTCCGCAAGGTCGAACAGCCCCAGCGGATCGCCCTGCTGATCATCAGCGCCAACCGCGGCCTGTGCGGCGGATACAACAGCCAGGTCATCAACACCTCGCTCGGCTTCTACCACGAGCGGCGGCATCTGGGGCTCGACGTCGACCTGTCGGTGGTCGGCAAGAAGGGCAACGCCTACATGCGCTACACCGGCGTCCAGGTCGTCCATCGCCATCTGCTCGGCGACAACCCCACCTACGCCCAGGTCGAACAGATTGCCGACGGCTACCGCCGCGACTTTGTCAGCGGCAAGGTGGACGCGGTCTATGTCGGCTACATGCGGTTCCACTCGGCGTCCCGGCAGAACCCGGAAGTGATCCAACTGCTGCCCGCGACGCCCGCCGCCCCGGCCGCCAACCAGACCTCCCAGGTCGTCTGGCAACACGAGTACGAATTCACGCCGCCCGCCGAACAGCTTCTGGCCGAACTGCTGCCGGAGGCGGTCAGCGTGCGGCTCTACCAGTGCTTCATGGACGCGGTGGTCTCCGAGCACGTGGCCCGGATGATTTCGATGAAGGCGGCCACCGACAACGCGACCGAGATGATCAAGAGCCTCACCCGCGACGCCAACCGGGCCCGGCAGTCGCAGATCACCGGCGAACTGACCGAACTGATGGGCGGGGCCGAGGCGATGTAG
- the atpD gene encoding F0F1 ATP synthase subunit beta, which produces MANMGKVVQIIGSTLDAEFDEDQVPALLNALKIEADSPVGRINLTCEVEQQLGAGRVRAVSLGSTDGIVRGMEIMDTGAPVKVPVGNETLGRVFNLLGETVDMRGPIQAAQSRAIHQDPPEFADLEPKTETFETGIKVIDLLAPFVRGGKVGLFGGAGLGKTVVIQELIARIATKHGGYSVFAGVGERTREGNDLWLEMQETKIGDTGKSVIDNTTMVFGQMNEPPGARLRAALSALTMAEYFRDESGAETLLFVDNIFRFVQAGSEVSALLGRMPSAVGYQPTLGTEMGALQERITSTRYGAITSVQAVYVPADDLTDPAPATTFTHLDAFIVLDRGIAGKGIYPAVDPLGSSSRILDPQYVGEEHYAVARKVQQILQRYRELQDIIAILGVDELSEEDKLVVSRARKIERFFSQPFIVAEAFTGLPGKYTPLADTIRSFKEITEGKWDHLPERAFMYVGSIEEAEEKAKSFESEGR; this is translated from the coding sequence ATGGCGAATATGGGCAAGGTCGTTCAGATCATCGGTTCGACGCTGGACGCCGAGTTTGACGAAGACCAGGTGCCGGCCCTCCTGAACGCCCTGAAGATCGAGGCGGACAGCCCGGTCGGCAGGATCAACCTGACCTGCGAGGTCGAGCAGCAGCTCGGCGCCGGCCGCGTTCGCGCGGTCTCGCTCGGGTCCACCGACGGCATCGTCCGCGGCATGGAGATCATGGACACCGGCGCGCCGGTCAAGGTGCCGGTGGGCAACGAGACCCTTGGGCGGGTGTTCAATCTGCTGGGCGAGACGGTGGACATGCGAGGCCCCATCCAGGCGGCCCAGTCGCGGGCCATCCACCAGGACCCTCCGGAGTTCGCCGACCTGGAGCCCAAGACCGAAACCTTCGAGACGGGCATCAAGGTCATCGACCTGCTCGCCCCGTTCGTTCGCGGCGGAAAGGTCGGCCTGTTCGGCGGCGCCGGACTCGGCAAGACCGTCGTCATCCAGGAACTGATCGCCCGGATTGCCACCAAACACGGCGGTTACTCCGTTTTCGCCGGCGTCGGCGAACGCACCCGGGAAGGCAACGACCTGTGGCTCGAAATGCAGGAGACCAAGATCGGCGACACCGGCAAGTCGGTCATCGACAACACGACGATGGTCTTCGGCCAGATGAACGAGCCGCCGGGCGCCCGTCTGCGGGCGGCCCTCTCGGCCCTCACGATGGCTGAGTACTTCCGCGACGAGAGCGGGGCCGAAACGCTGTTGTTCGTCGACAACATTTTCCGTTTCGTCCAGGCCGGCTCCGAGGTCTCAGCCCTTCTGGGCCGGATGCCGTCGGCTGTCGGTTATCAGCCGACCCTCGGCACCGAGATGGGCGCCCTCCAGGAGCGGATCACCTCGACCCGCTACGGGGCCATCACCTCGGTCCAGGCGGTCTACGTGCCCGCCGACGACCTGACCGACCCGGCTCCGGCCACCACGTTCACCCACCTCGACGCCTTCATCGTGCTGGATCGCGGCATCGCGGGCAAGGGCATCTATCCCGCCGTCGATCCGCTGGGCAGTTCCTCGCGCATCCTCGATCCGCAGTACGTCGGCGAGGAGCATTACGCGGTCGCCCGCAAGGTCCAGCAGATCCTCCAGCGCTACCGTGAACTCCAGGACATCATCGCGATCCTCGGCGTCGACGAACTCAGCGAAGAGGACAAGCTGGTGGTCTCGCGGGCCCGCAAGATCGAACGCTTCTTCTCGCAGCCGTTCATTGTGGCCGAGGCGTTCACCGGGCTGCCGGGCAAGTACACGCCGCTGGCCGACACGATCCGCAGCTTCAAGGAGATCACCGAAGGCAAGTGGGACCACCTGCCCGAGCGGGCCTTCATGTACGTCGGGTCGATCGAAGAGGCCGAGGAAAAAGCCAAGTCCTTTGAGAGCGAGGGCCGCTAG
- the atpC gene encoding ATP synthase F1 subunit epsilon gives MPDGVVGQLRCTVVTPEGKLADHEADFVVLTAHDGQFGILPERAPLLCKLGPGLLRIDRKGASHHYYVRGGFAEVFDNDVTVVTTTAVAAESINPRDLHQEIGEAQAMPVETSDQREAREAALAAAHAKESVYHLHLRKHA, from the coding sequence ATGCCGGACGGCGTCGTCGGACAGCTCCGCTGCACGGTCGTTACTCCGGAGGGCAAATTGGCCGACCATGAGGCCGATTTCGTCGTCCTGACCGCCCACGACGGGCAGTTCGGCATTCTGCCCGAGCGGGCTCCGCTGCTGTGCAAACTCGGGCCGGGGCTCCTGCGGATCGATCGCAAGGGCGCCAGCCACCACTACTATGTCCGCGGCGGGTTCGCCGAGGTCTTCGACAATGACGTGACGGTGGTGACCACCACCGCCGTCGCCGCCGAAAGCATCAATCCTCGGGACCTCCATCAGGAGATCGGCGAGGCCCAGGCCATGCCCGTCGAGACTTCCGATCAGCGTGAGGCCCGCGAAGCCGCCCTGGCCGCCGCCCACGCCAAGGAATCGGTCTACCACCTGCACCTCCGCAAGCACGCCTGA
- a CDS encoding proline--tRNA ligase: MSAQEQTAITPTRTEDYPEWYQQVIRAADLAEPSPVRGCMVIKPWGYGIWENIQQTLDAMFKATGHQNAYFPLFIPISFLQKEAQHVEGFAKECAVVTHHRLAANDEGKLVPVGELEEPLIVRPTSETIIGAMFAKWVQSYRDLPLLINQWANVVRWEMRTRMFLRTTEFLWQEGHTAHATRQEATEETRRMLEVYADFARNAMAMPVIQGEKTEGERFPGAVSTYSIEAMMQDRKALQAGTSHFLGQNFSHASEIKFLDDQGQEVYAWTTSWGVSTRLVGGLIMTHSDDDGLVLPPRLAPAHVVILPVIHKEETRSQVMEYCDRLARELRDLSYHGRPVRVELDARDKRGGEKSWEWVKKGVPIRLEVGPRDIASDSVFVGRRDLPIKQRTGQPRAEFVGSLVKVLDEMQETLYQRAKTFRDENTVKIDDRDEFYRFFTPANAEKPEIHGGFALAHWCGDPAVEDQVARDLQVTIRCIPLDGQDEPGTCIFTGRPSARRVVFAKAY, encoded by the coding sequence ATGAGCGCACAAGAGCAGACCGCCATTACCCCGACCCGGACCGAGGATTACCCCGAATGGTACCAGCAGGTGATCCGTGCCGCCGACCTGGCCGAACCGTCGCCGGTCCGCGGCTGCATGGTCATCAAGCCGTGGGGCTACGGTATCTGGGAGAACATCCAGCAGACGCTGGACGCCATGTTCAAGGCCACCGGCCACCAGAACGCCTATTTTCCCCTGTTCATCCCGATCAGCTTCCTCCAGAAGGAGGCTCAGCACGTCGAGGGCTTCGCCAAGGAGTGCGCGGTGGTCACGCACCATCGCCTGGCCGCCAACGACGAGGGCAAGCTCGTGCCCGTCGGCGAGCTGGAAGAGCCGCTGATCGTCCGGCCGACCTCCGAGACCATCATCGGAGCCATGTTCGCCAAGTGGGTCCAGTCGTACCGCGACCTGCCGCTTCTGATTAACCAGTGGGCCAACGTCGTCCGCTGGGAGATGCGCACCCGCATGTTCCTGCGGACCACCGAATTCCTCTGGCAGGAGGGCCACACCGCCCACGCCACCCGGCAGGAGGCAACCGAGGAGACCCGGCGTATGCTCGAAGTCTACGCCGACTTCGCCCGCAACGCCATGGCCATGCCCGTGATCCAGGGCGAGAAGACCGAGGGCGAGCGCTTTCCCGGGGCCGTCTCGACCTACTCGATCGAGGCGATGATGCAGGATCGCAAGGCCCTGCAGGCTGGCACCTCGCACTTCCTCGGCCAGAATTTCTCGCACGCCTCGGAGATCAAGTTCCTCGACGACCAGGGCCAGGAGGTCTACGCCTGGACCACCTCGTGGGGCGTTTCGACCCGGCTGGTGGGGGGGCTGATTATGACGCACAGCGACGACGACGGCCTCGTTCTGCCGCCGCGCCTCGCCCCCGCCCACGTGGTGATCCTGCCGGTGATCCACAAGGAGGAGACGCGAAGCCAGGTGATGGAATACTGCGACCGACTCGCCCGCGAGCTTCGCGACCTGAGCTACCACGGCCGGCCCGTGCGGGTCGAACTTGACGCCCGCGACAAGCGCGGCGGCGAGAAGAGCTGGGAGTGGGTCAAGAAGGGCGTGCCGATCCGTCTCGAAGTCGGGCCGCGCGACATCGCCTCCGACTCGGTTTTCGTCGGCCGCCGCGACCTGCCCATCAAGCAGCGAACCGGCCAGCCGCGCGCCGAGTTCGTCGGCTCACTGGTCAAGGTCCTCGACGAGATGCAGGAGACGCTCTATCAGCGGGCCAAGACCTTCCGCGACGAGAACACGGTCAAGATCGACGACCGCGATGAGTTCTACAGGTTCTTCACGCCCGCCAACGCCGAAAAGCCCGAGATTCACGGCGGCTTCGCTCTCGCCCATTGGTGCGGCGATCCAGCCGTCGAGGACCAGGTGGCCCGCGACCTTCAGGTCACGATCCGCTGCATTCCGCTCGACGGCCAGGACGAACCGGGCACGTGCATCTTCACCGGCCGGCCCAGCGCCCGCCGCGTGGTCTTTGCCAAGGCGTATTGA
- a CDS encoding Gfo/Idh/MocA family oxidoreductase codes for MAKRRVTIGIIGAGGIAPVHINAFRKFSRRCEVTAICDIGAEAAKQKAEQYHLKAYGDHVEMLEKGKPDAVIICTPPDSHAAIALDVLASRCAVLCEKPLAMTAAEGRRMVRAAGKAGTLFMVAFCHRFHEPIVRIKREIDRGRFGPVTTFRNVFCSSAGNAYGRGGNLMDNGSHSVDLMRYLLGDPWKVVGAQFRPKKAMNLDKVIDVTMLLSGPNEAMAYLEAGSRHAGGRATVEVCGHRQSAIYDYAAGDRMRWFRHDVWEDVELGAFPSRFERQAEHFLNCLTKPEACITDIHSAQKTMELSEKIRAKAEAAL; via the coding sequence ATGGCGAAGAGGCGGGTAACGATCGGGATCATCGGCGCGGGCGGGATCGCCCCGGTGCATATCAACGCGTTCCGCAAGTTCTCCAGGCGGTGCGAGGTGACGGCGATCTGCGACATCGGCGCCGAGGCGGCCAAACAGAAGGCGGAGCAGTACCACCTGAAGGCCTACGGCGACCACGTCGAGATGCTGGAAAAAGGGAAGCCCGACGCGGTGATCATCTGCACGCCGCCGGACTCGCACGCCGCGATTGCCCTGGACGTGCTGGCAAGCCGCTGCGCGGTGCTGTGCGAAAAACCGCTGGCCATGACCGCAGCCGAGGGACGCAGGATGGTGCGGGCGGCTGGAAAGGCGGGAACGTTGTTCATGGTCGCGTTCTGCCACCGGTTCCACGAGCCGATCGTGCGGATCAAACGGGAGATCGACCGCGGGCGCTTCGGGCCGGTCACCACATTTCGCAACGTCTTCTGCAGCAGCGCGGGCAACGCCTATGGGCGAGGCGGCAACCTGATGGACAACGGCTCGCACTCGGTGGACCTGATGCGGTATCTGCTGGGCGATCCGTGGAAGGTGGTCGGCGCCCAGTTCCGGCCGAAGAAAGCCATGAACCTTGATAAGGTCATCGACGTGACCATGCTGCTGTCGGGTCCGAACGAGGCGATGGCGTATCTGGAGGCGGGCAGCCGCCACGCCGGCGGACGGGCGACGGTCGAGGTCTGCGGCCATCGGCAGTCGGCCATCTACGACTACGCCGCCGGCGACCGGATGCGGTGGTTCCGCCACGACGTGTGGGAAGACGTTGAACTCGGAGCATTCCCCAGCCGCTTCGAACGCCAGGCGGAGCATTTCCTCAACTGCCTCACCAAGCCGGAGGCGTGCATCACCGACATCCACAGCGCCCAGAAGACGATGGAACTGAGCGAGAAGATTCGCGCGAAGGCGGAAGCGGCGCTGTAA